In a single window of the Pseudodesulfovibrio profundus genome:
- a CDS encoding anaerobic ribonucleoside-triphosphate reductase activating protein: protein MDTPVGVWNYVRGFENLSLCDWPGRATCIIFLGGCNLHCPTCHNHELAWDMQSLPAIDKTRITSYLRDRAGWLDGVTITGGEPTLVPALGELLMEIRKVGLPIKIDTNGMRPDIVAELLECNLADVFAVDVKGPYAKYPALTGHAVSEIAAKANLERIFRIAQAKPEAFYFRTTQVPGLTDSDIETAQSYLPLDYELKIQQYVPPRRKTEHAQSDHETRRPVGNVVN, encoded by the coding sequence CCCGTCGGGGTATGGAACTACGTACGCGGTTTTGAGAACCTGAGCCTTTGTGACTGGCCAGGGCGAGCCACGTGCATTATTTTTCTCGGCGGATGCAACCTGCATTGTCCGACTTGCCACAACCATGAACTGGCGTGGGACATGCAATCGCTCCCTGCCATCGACAAGACCCGCATCACATCCTACCTGCGCGACCGCGCCGGATGGCTGGACGGTGTGACCATCACCGGAGGGGAACCCACACTGGTCCCTGCGCTGGGCGAGTTGCTCATGGAAATCAGAAAAGTCGGACTGCCCATCAAAATCGACACCAACGGGATGCGGCCCGACATCGTCGCCGAACTGCTGGAATGCAATCTGGCCGATGTTTTTGCCGTCGATGTGAAGGGACCGTACGCCAAGTACCCCGCCCTCACCGGCCATGCCGTTTCCGAAATTGCCGCCAAAGCCAACCTCGAACGCATATTCAGGATTGCACAGGCCAAACCCGAGGCATTTTACTTCCGCACCACCCAGGTGCCCGGGCTTACCGATAGTGATATCGAAACAGCCCAAAGCTACTTGCCTCTCGATTACGAACTGAAGATTCAACAATATGTGCCCCCAAGGAGGAAGACGGAGCATGCCCAGTCAGATCATGAAACGCGACGGCCGGTTGGAAACGTGGTCAACTGA